In Wenyingzhuangia fucanilytica, the following are encoded in one genomic region:
- a CDS encoding glycosyltransferase produces MIIIDMSAIKAGGGCQLALNYINELSTGKFIIQEKLVFLIPNIGPLSNSLDKKYSNLKFEIAHTDMFFRRFFFEKITLKRIYKKYNIDTIYTFFGAGLPHSNSIKSIVSVAYPIICYDESAFWKHIPVKLKIRQRIVNYLRIMRLKKADLIIAETDVMKKRLVKKIEFPNDNILVCPPSPSGFIKDVLSEYQIKEVPSFLILSGCSHHKNLWRLPELVEQLSKTISFKLIISVEEHDFIKLLTSVNLDCNLLAKYTEYKTFFEFKGTVMPNEIENLYSSCDFLLSLSDLESYSNNYMEAWKTGTPLIVSDYDFSREICRESAIYIDPHDVINTSKIIYKSIKEKELINKMILKGKEYLNELPTREERVNQINTLIS; encoded by the coding sequence ATGATTATAATAGATATGAGTGCAATAAAGGCAGGAGGTGGCTGTCAACTAGCATTAAATTATATTAATGAATTATCTACTGGAAAATTTATAATTCAAGAAAAACTAGTTTTTTTAATCCCTAATATAGGACCGTTATCTAATTCATTAGATAAAAAATACTCAAATTTGAAGTTTGAAATAGCACATACTGATATGTTTTTCAGAAGATTTTTCTTTGAAAAAATAACATTAAAACGTATTTATAAGAAGTATAATATTGATACTATATATACTTTTTTTGGAGCTGGTTTGCCACATTCAAATTCAATTAAATCAATTGTAAGTGTTGCGTATCCTATTATTTGTTATGACGAAAGCGCGTTTTGGAAACATATACCTGTGAAATTAAAAATTAGACAAAGGATAGTTAATTATTTAAGAATAATGAGACTTAAAAAAGCAGATTTAATCATAGCTGAAACAGATGTTATGAAAAAAAGGTTGGTTAAAAAAATTGAATTTCCTAATGATAATATTTTAGTCTGTCCTCCTTCTCCATCAGGGTTTATTAAAGATGTTTTGAGTGAATATCAAATAAAGGAAGTACCTAGTTTTTTAATTTTAAGTGGCTGTAGCCATCATAAAAACTTATGGCGTTTACCAGAGTTAGTTGAACAATTGTCTAAGACTATTAGTTTTAAATTAATTATTTCTGTAGAGGAACATGATTTTATAAAATTATTGACTAGTGTTAATTTAGACTGTAATCTTTTAGCTAAATATACTGAGTATAAAACATTTTTTGAGTTTAAAGGTACTGTAATGCCTAATGAAATTGAGAACCTTTATAGTAGTTGTGATTTCTTACTTTCTTTAAGTGACTTAGAGAGTTACAGCAATAATTATATGGAGGCATGGAAAACTGGTACGCCTTTAATAGTTTCTGATTATGATTTTTCAAGAGAGATTTGTAGAGAAAGCGCAATATATATAGACCCACATGATGTTATAAATACAAGTAAAATTATATATAAGTCTATTAAAGAAAAAGAATTAATAAATAAGATGATTTTAAAAGGTAAAGAATATTTAAATGAATTACCTACTCGTGAAGAAAGAGTCAATCAGATTAATACACTAATATCATAA
- a CDS encoding acyltransferase, with the protein MKQIKSFLVCTYESVSFLVFCLPRHKIFNVIKSNFLRIQGATVGNNITFYPGVKINPCFNIKLGDYVDLAWGVIITTKGGVDIGTRTLIGYRTQILSANHTFQLIKKEYLMLVTHLKK; encoded by the coding sequence ATGAAGCAAATAAAGAGTTTTTTAGTTTGTACTTATGAAAGTGTTTCTTTTCTAGTATTTTGTCTTCCGAGACATAAAATATTTAATGTTATAAAAAGTAATTTTTTAAGAATTCAAGGAGCAACCGTTGGAAATAATATAACATTTTATCCAGGTGTCAAAATAAATCCTTGTTTTAATATAAAATTAGGTGATTATGTTGACCTAGCTTGGGGTGTTATTATAACAACAAAGGGAGGTGTTGATATTGGAACTAGGACTCTTATTGGATATAGGACACAAATTTTATCAGCGAATCATACTTTCCAATTAATAAAAAAAGAATATTTGATGCTGGTCACACACCTAAAAAAGTAA
- a CDS encoding bi-domain-containing oxidoreductase: protein MKQIIQDLKKGDTILEEVPVPRVKSGAVLIKTTKTLVSLGTEKMLVEFGKANFIQKAKQQPDKVKMVMDKIKTDGLKPTLEAVFTKLGQPLPLGYCNVGEVVAVGKGVTEFNIGDRVASNGNHAEYVLVPKNLVAKIPENVSDEEAAFTVIGSIGLQGIRLLKPTFGETIVVVGLGLIGLVTAELLKANGCNVIGFDFDPEKIKIAKEKGIIAINPAEGTDQVKFVETYTNGIGADAVIITASNKSNEIISQSAKMCRKLGRVVLVGVIGLDISRADFYNKEITFQVSCSYGPGRYDEEYENKGNDYPIGYVRWTEKRNFEAVLNAISNGSLDVKPLITERIPLEDYQTIYGDMGASKSIASILEYNATEKPVSTVEITAKSFEGKKGVIGIVGAGNFTSSTLLPNIKKNGGEIKYIASSGGLTSTTMAKQYQIANSTTNYKEILKDADTDLVLITTKHNMHASMVLETIKADKSVFVEKPLALTAEELNEIVKEYNQRNVSISVGFNRRFAPLAKQMKKVLGKDNAPMNIVATMNAGFIPAEVWVHDMEVGGGRIIGEACHYMDLCTYFTGSKIVAVCMNAMGKNPQENTDNASILLKYENGSNAVINYFANGSKAYSKERVEIFSQERTLIMDNWRKLNAYGFKGFSKASSKQDKGHYNQFNELIAQQQAGGEPIIPFDEIVNTTKASFAAIESLKQGTWIEVK from the coding sequence ATGAAACAAATCATACAAGACCTTAAAAAAGGAGATACCATATTAGAAGAAGTACCAGTTCCGAGAGTAAAATCAGGTGCTGTTTTGATAAAAACTACCAAAACATTGGTTTCTTTAGGAACCGAAAAAATGTTGGTGGAGTTTGGAAAAGCAAACTTTATTCAAAAAGCAAAACAACAACCAGACAAGGTAAAAATGGTGATGGATAAAATAAAAACAGATGGTTTAAAACCTACCTTAGAAGCTGTTTTTACTAAACTAGGACAACCATTACCTTTAGGGTACTGTAATGTAGGAGAAGTAGTAGCAGTAGGGAAAGGGGTTACAGAGTTTAACATTGGAGATAGAGTTGCCTCTAATGGAAACCATGCAGAGTATGTATTGGTGCCTAAGAACTTAGTAGCTAAAATTCCAGAAAATGTAAGCGATGAAGAAGCGGCATTTACTGTAATTGGTTCTATTGGTTTACAGGGGATTAGATTGTTGAAACCAACTTTTGGAGAAACCATTGTAGTGGTTGGTTTAGGGTTAATAGGTTTGGTAACAGCAGAACTATTAAAAGCGAATGGATGTAATGTGATTGGTTTTGATTTTGATCCTGAAAAAATAAAAATAGCCAAAGAAAAAGGAATTATAGCTATCAATCCAGCTGAAGGTACAGACCAAGTAAAGTTTGTAGAAACATATACCAATGGTATTGGTGCTGACGCTGTTATTATAACAGCTTCTAATAAAAGCAACGAAATTATTTCCCAATCGGCTAAAATGTGTAGAAAATTAGGACGTGTAGTTTTGGTAGGTGTCATTGGTTTGGATATTAGTAGGGCTGATTTTTATAACAAAGAAATTACGTTTCAAGTATCTTGTTCTTATGGGCCTGGACGTTATGATGAGGAATATGAAAATAAAGGAAATGACTATCCAATAGGATATGTACGTTGGACAGAAAAAAGAAATTTTGAAGCCGTTTTAAATGCCATTTCTAATGGTTCTTTAGATGTAAAACCATTAATTACAGAGAGAATCCCTTTAGAAGATTATCAAACAATTTATGGAGACATGGGAGCTTCTAAATCCATTGCGTCTATTTTAGAATACAATGCTACAGAAAAACCTGTATCTACAGTAGAAATAACGGCAAAATCTTTTGAAGGTAAAAAAGGTGTTATTGGTATTGTAGGAGCAGGTAATTTCACAAGTTCTACACTGTTGCCTAATATAAAAAAAAATGGAGGAGAGATTAAATATATAGCAAGTTCGGGAGGATTGACATCAACAACGATGGCTAAACAATATCAGATTGCTAATTCAACAACCAATTACAAAGAAATTTTAAAAGATGCCGATACCGATTTAGTATTGATTACAACCAAACACAATATGCACGCATCTATGGTTTTAGAAACTATTAAGGCTGATAAAAGTGTGTTTGTAGAAAAACCTTTGGCATTAACTGCAGAGGAGTTAAATGAAATTGTAAAAGAATACAACCAACGTAATGTGAGTATTTCTGTAGGCTTTAACAGACGCTTTGCTCCTTTGGCAAAGCAAATGAAAAAAGTTTTAGGAAAGGACAATGCTCCTATGAATATCGTAGCGACTATGAATGCCGGTTTTATTCCTGCAGAAGTATGGGTGCATGATATGGAAGTTGGTGGTGGTAGAATTATTGGAGAAGCATGCCATTACATGGATCTTTGTACTTATTTTACAGGTAGTAAAATTGTAGCAGTATGTATGAATGCCATGGGAAAAAATCCTCAAGAGAATACAGATAATGCAAGTATTTTGTTAAAATACGAAAATGGATCTAATGCGGTGATTAATTATTTTGCCAATGGTTCTAAAGCATATTCAAAAGAAAGAGTAGAGATTTTCTCTCAGGAACGTACCTTAATTATGGACAACTGGAGAAAGTTAAATGCTTATGGATTTAAAGGGTTTTCCAAAGCGTCTTCTAAACAAGACAAAGGGCATTATAATCAGTTTAACGAATTAATAGCACAACAACAAGCAGGAGGGGAACCTATTATTCCTTTTGACGAAATTGTGAATACTACAAAAGCTTCTTTTGCAGCGATAGAATCACTGAAACAAGGAACATGGATAGAAGTAAAATAA